The sequence CCAGTCGGCTTCAGCCCGTCACCACGAGCCCGATCGACCAGCATCGCAATCAACTGCTCATCCGTCATCGCACCCACCGGCCCCACGGCCGGCTCCTGCCCCGAGGTGATCTCGGTCGCCATCTGGCGTCTCTCCCCTGATCGGTCGATCAGCCGTTATTTACAGTCCCGCCAAGCGCAGTGGGTGTGGGCGGCGCCAGCGACAGTCCTCAGACGTCCACGGACGGCCGTAATCCGCCAGCCCGGTCATCACCGTCGGGCGACTCCCGCAGGACCGCCCGAATCCGGGCAGCCCGACCGAGTCGATGCAACTGTTCGCTGTCGAGCTGATCCTCGGCTGGCCGTCGCTGCTGTAGCGGCGTGCTCGCCAAATAGCCGGACGCTGCAGTGAGCGCACCCGACGCGTTGCTATCCCGCTTCCCCACCTTCGTACCTGCCGAGTGGTCGGCAATCCCGGCAATCAGCGTGAACCAGTGAACAGGCCGACCGAGCGCCTGGACGGAGCAGACGCTACTAACGTGGGCCCAGGATGTGGCGTTCCCGCCTCTCGACGGCACCGCAGGCCACAAGTTGAGTTGGTCAGCTCGTCGATGACTGGTGGGTAGGTGTAGGTCGATTGTCCAGGGGTAGTCGCTGGTCGCACTGTGGCCGCGGGCCAGGTTACGACTGGCGAAGGGTGTATGAGAATGTTGGAGCAACTGCACAAGTCAGGGCTGAGGGCCGAGCACTGCTACATGGCCGGCATGGCGAGCATCGGCGCTGCCTTCGTCGGCTGGCTGTTGTCCAAGCGCCTCGAAGAAGCCGGCATCGACCGAGCAGACCGCTGGGGTATTTTTATCGGCGAATGGGCTCCAACCTTTTTCGCAATGGGTAACGGCCTCCGAACCTATGAGAAATAGCGTCAGGATGAGCTCTTCGAACGGGACCTGACGAGGCCGGACGGGTACCCAAACTTTGAGCCGCCGTTAGTTGATCATGACCGGGAGGTGAGCCACCTGACCTCGAGCCAGGCCTCCGACACCCGACAGCTATCGCGACTGCTCGACGAGGTGGCGGTGCGGTGCCCCGGCGGCGGGGGTCGGCCCGGAGCCGTCTGGACGGCCGTGGCGCAGACAAGGGCTAGAAGGCGGGGGAGGGTGCTTCGGGCGGGCGTCCATGGGCGCGAAGGATGTCCGCGGTGGCGATCCCGGCCAGGACCAGGTTGGCGACGATGGCGACTCCCAGCGGTGGGACGTACACCATCACCGGCGCGGCGACGGCCAGGACGAGCAGTGCGACCAGGCGGGATGGGGAGACCCGGCTGAATACCTCGTACTCGAATCGGGCTCGGCCGGCCAGGAACAACGCGGGTCCGCCGAGAATGACGGCGACGAGCCCGAGGGTGGTGTCGCCGCTGGGGTGGCGGATGATGGTTTCGGCTCCGGCTGTGGCGACGACGACGCCGGCCACCATGATCAGGTGGGTGTAGGGCGCTGACCGTACGAGGCGGCCCGGGTCACGGGAGGACTCGATGGCTGCCTGGAGCAGGACCCCGGTGCGTTGACGGTAGATCTGCCACAGCAGCACGGTGGTGACGAACGTGAGCACGAACGCGACGGTCCGGTCGAGCGCGAATCCGCCGCCGGCGTATATCAGGGTGGGGAGCAGGATGAGGTCGCCGAGGGCGAGAGTGAAGAACTGTTGGTAGCGTTCGGCCAGGTGTTCGGCCGCTAGCCCGTACTGCGACCTGGGTATCCGACCGAGCCGGGGCGTGGGGTAGCGGAGCCAGGCCGCCCCGTAATCCAGGGCGAGGGCCGCCGTCCACAGCGCGCCACGCGCGGTGCCTGCCACGGTGGCTCCGGCGAGCCATGGCACGGCCGAGACGGAGAACCAGAAGAGGAATCGCGCGGCGTGTCGACGTGCCTGCGGCCCCTGCAAGGCGGGTGCCAGGAAGAGATTGCGGCCTAGATGGATTGCCACGTAGGCGCCCGCGAAGACCACGGCGTCGCGGGTGAAGGCCGTGGGCAGCGCGGCTGCCATCAGGATGGTGCCGAACATGACCGAGATGGTCATGAGGTAGATCGGTGGCCGGTGCGGTAGGTAGAGGTCGGTCGTGAGCGCGGTGACCGACCAGACCCACCAGAGCGCCATCAGCAGGACCAGGGTTTGAAAAGCGCCGGGCCAGGTCAGGTCAGCGGCCAGCTTCTGTGAGGTCAGGGCGAGCGCGGCAACGAAGACCAGGTCGAGGAACAGTTCCAACAGGGTTGCTCGTTGCGGTCCCCCGGCCTGGCGGGTCAGCCCTACCGCCCGGTCGTTCGTCACGGTCGGCCACTGGCAATCGGCGGCTCGCCTCGACACTCGGCCGCCCGGCTGTCCCGAGACACGATCATGATCTGACAATCGCCCCCTTTGGTCCAATCGTAAACAGGACTGGACCGCCGAGTAGCCAAGAACGGCACTGCGTTGCCGCCCCCGACGGGCGACCGCGGTCGTGTAGGCCATCCTCGTCCTGCACCGCGTCGAGATCAGCCGTTGCCCAGGGTGAAACGGCTCGGTGTGGCCGCGCCGAAGGGCGCACGACACTGGCGCGCGAGCAGCGGTGGGCGATCAGGCCCCGCAGCAGCGGGATAGGTGCAGGAGGACGACGGCCAGGATCAGCGGCAGGACGGTGCGCGTCGCGGCTGCTGGCCGCGTTGGTGCACACCACGTTGGCGGTCTCCCCGGTAACCAGGGCGTGGGCGCCGGGAAGGGGGAAGTACCTCATGTGGTCCGGCTTGTGCCCTATCCGAGCGTGGTACCGTAGGCCCCGTTGCAATTGCTTTCCGATATTTCGCCAGCGCGTGGTGGGTAGCTGACCCTCGGCGCTTGGTGTTTTCCGGTCATCTCCGGATGTGGGCGATCAACACCGCGACGTCGGGGCCCGCATGGTGTGGGTCCCGAATCCAGCCTTCCAAGGAGAAGACATGGCTGTCGGCACTGTGAAGTGGTTCAACGCGGACAAGGGCTTCGGGTTCATCACCCCGGACGGGGGTGGCGCGGACCTGTTCGCTCATTTCTCGGCGATCGCCTCGAGCGGCTTCCGCAGCCTCGATGAGAACCAGAGGGTCGAGTTCGACATCACGCAGGGCGCCAAGGGCCCGCAGGCCGCGAACATCCGCGCCATCTGAACCACCGCCGGCGCATGCCGACCACCCTGGATGGTTGGCACGCGCCGGCGTCGGCGCAGCACCCGCCGGGAGGCGCCCATGTCCACAGCGCCGCCGCAAGCCGGCAGTGGAAGCCCGTACGCCCATCTCCTGCACCAGATCCGTGGCGCCGGACTGCTGGAACGCCGCACCGGGTACTACATCTGGAAGATCGCCATCACCGGTCTACTGTTCGCGGCCGGCTGGACGGCCTTCGCGCTCATCGGGGACTCGTGGTGGGTACTGATCGTCGCCGGCTTCCTCGCGTTCGTCTTCACTCAACTCGGGTTCCTCGGCCACGACGCCGGACACAAACAGATCTTCGCGTCCCGGCGGGCGAACTACGTGCTCGGGCTGCTGCACGGCAACCTGGCCATCGGACTGAGCTACGGCTGGTGGGTGGACAAGCACAACCGGCACCACGCCCACCCGAACACCGACGGCGCCGACCCGGACCTCGAGATCGGTGCGCTCGCGTTCACCTCGCGCCAGGCCGGCAACCGCGGCCGCATGGCCGCATTCGCGTACCGCTACCAGGCATTCTTCTTCTTCCCGCTGCTTCTGCTGGAGGGTCTCAGCCTGCACGTGAACAGCGTGCGCGCCCTGCTGCGCCCCGGCGGACGCCCCCGCGCGTGGGAGTCGGTGCTGCTCGCCAGCCACGTCGTCGGTTACCTCGGCGCGGTCTTCCTGATACTCTCGCCGGTCCGCGCGGTCGTGTTCATCCTCGTCCAGCAGGGCCTGTTCGGCCTTTACCTCGGGTGCAGCTTCGCGCCGAACCACAAGGGCATGGTGATCCTCGCCGCCGGTGACCGCACCGACTTCCTGCGCCGCCAGGTGCTCACGTCGCGGAACGTGCGCGGCCACTGGCTGACCGACTTCATGCTCGGCGGCCTGAACTACCAGATCGAGCATCACCTGTTCCCCAGCATGCCCCGGTCGAACCTGCGCCGCGCGCAGACGATCGTCGAGTCGTTCTGCCGCCGGCACGGCCTCACGTACTGTCAGACCGGCCTGTTCGAGTCGTACGCCCAGGCGCTGCGCCACCTGCACGCGGTCGGACGTACTCCGTGCCCGGCGGGCGCCTGAAACCGGTCGCCCTGACCGGCGACCGTCCATGAACGGAGCATGTCTTGCGCACGCCGACCGGCGCCCTGCTCACGCCCTTCGTCGCGTTCCGCGCCGACGAGTTCGACGGACTGCACCTGGTGCGTCTTCCGTTCGTACCGGAGATCCGCCTGCACCTGGCCGATGACGCGATCGTGTTGCGCGCCAGGCTGGAGGCGCGGATAGGGCCGGGGCTCACGCCGTTCTGGGCGAACGCCTGGGCCGGTGGCCAGGCTCTCGCCCGGTACGTCCTGGACCATCCGCAGGTGGTGGCCGGCCGGCGGGTACTCGACGTGGCGTCCGGCTCCGGTCTGGTCGCCATCGCCGCGGCCAAGGCGGGCGCCGCCGAGGTGACCGCCAACGACATCGACCCGTACGCGCTGGCGGCCGTCGCGATGAATGCCACGGCCAACGGGGTCAGCGTGGCGGTGAACGAGGGCGACCTGCTCGACGGCGATGGGGGCCTCGCCGACGTGATCCTCGCCGGCGACGCCTTCTACGCCCCCGAGCTGGCCGCGCGGATGCTGGGGTTCCTACACCGCGCCGCCGACCGCGGCGCGCGTGTCCTCGTCGGTGATCCCGGCCGCGGGCACCTGCCCGAGGATTGGCTGAAGGTACTGACCAGCTATCGAATCCGCGGCCTGGGCGCCGCCGAGGACGCCGAACTCACGGAGGTCTCGGTGCTCGGCCCCATCGGGTAGCGGTCAGCGTCCACCGCTGCGAGCGCCCGGCCGGGCCCGGGCGGAAAAGGCCGCCGCACCGGATCGCGCCGGTGCGGATCGTGTCGGGCTGGTCGGCGCCGGCTTGCCGCCGGTCGCCCCCGCCGCGGGTGGGCTGCACTGCGGGCCGGCGGACTGCGGTACGGGCTGGGGGACCCCGCGTCCGTTCCCCCGAGGCGAGTTCGCGTAGGTCGTGGGCGCAGGCGGACAGAATTGATTGCGCTAGCTGCGCTATGGCGTGCTTGTGGCCAGCTCAAGCCTGTAGAGTTACGCATCGTAAAGTGCTAGGCTTTATCGCATGAGCACCCGTTTGTATAACGGGCGCTACACAGGAGTGCTCAATCCCCCCTCGGACACCACTCTTCGTGCGAGGTCACGGGAGCTCACCACCCTGGTGGCTCCCGATGAGGGCACTCCGTAGCACTCGTGCACCCATCGACGATCAGGGCGCTCGGCACCACGCGCTGAGGCCGCGCGAACGGCTGCGGCGGTCACCATGACGGCCGCCCGACAACCGTCCCGCCGACGCCTCGACGAGCAGCTGATCGGCGCGGTCATTCCCGCCCCACTTCCTCGCCCGGCACCGCCCTCGGCTCCGATGCCGGAGATGCCCGTAGCCCTCCCGGCTGCGCGGGAAACGGTCGACGACATCGTTTTCGACGTAGCCCGCCCGGATGCGGACGGCCGGGTGGCCGCCCGAGCGGTGGTGCGGGCGCTGCGCTGGCCCGCCGGTCACCGCCTCCACATCGAGGCCACCGACGGCCTCCTGCTCGTCACCGCCACGCCCGACGGGGTGCACGCCGTCGGCACCCGCGGGGCACTACCCCTGCCGGCCGCGGCCCGGCAGATGTGCGGCATCCACCCGCACCAGGTGGTGCTGCTGGCGGCGATCCCGGCCCGCGATCTGCTCGTCGTGCACCCCTCGAACACCATCACGCGGCTCCTCGCGGACCTGCACACCGCTGTCCTCGGAGGCCCTTCTTATGCCGGCTGATCCGTCACGCATCGTCACCGCCCGGCAGATGCTCGCGCACCTCGGCCTCACCCCGGCCGACCTTGCCGCGCACCCCGAACCGTCGCGTCGTATGCCGACGCTCGCCGAGTACCTCCCGCGGGTCGCGGCCGCGGCCAGCCCGGGCACCCGCCGCACCTACGGCACCTACTGGAACCGCATGGCAGCCATCCTCGGCCATCTGCGGTTGGACGAGGTGACCGCCAGCGACATCGAAGCCCTCCAGCGGCAGGTCACCGCCGGTGCCCGGTCTCGACGCACCAGCCGCCACGGACGACACGCCGGGGAACATGCCATCGCGGCCGCGCGCGCTGTCTACCGCCGGGCCGTCGCCGACGGCTACCTCACCGCCGCGGACAGCCCAGCGCACCGGGTGGCCAAGCCACGCCGGCTGCCCAACCCCCGCCGCGCCCTCACCCCCGACGAACTGCAGGACATCAACGTGGTGGCGCGTACCAGCGGCAACGACGTCATCCTGGATGCACTTCTGCTGCGCCTGCACACCGAAACCGCCTGCCGACGCGGCGGCGCCCTCGCGCTGCGCCTGGTCGACCTCGACACCCGCCACTGCCTGGTCCGCCTCACCGAGAAAGGCGGCACCCTGCGCTGGCAACCCATCACCCCGACCCTCGCCGAACGCCTCCTCGAGCACGCCGAGGCTCGGGGCGCGGTCCTGCCCGCCGACCGGCTGCTGCGCTACCGCAACGGCCGGCCGATCAGCAGCCGCCGCTACGACCACCTCTGGAGACGCATCGGCGACCGCCTACTCTGGGTCGCCGCCCAGGGCATCTCCACCCACTGGCTCCGGCACACCACCCTCACCTGGGTGGAACGCCACTACGGCTACGGCATCGCGCGCGCCTACGCCGGCCACACCGACCGCCGCGGACCCGCCACCACCACCTACATCAAAGCCGACCTGCACGCCGTCGCCACCGCCCTCGCGGCCATGGCCGGCCAGCCCCACCCGCTCGCCGCCTTCACGCCTACACCCGATAGGTAGGCGACGGTCGTGCCGCAGTCAGTGCATGAGGCCATTACCCCCGGGTCCTGCGCCCGCAGTCCCGGATCGGTAACACTGCGTAACAGGCGTGCGCCACTTCGGCGCACCACTCCGCGTCCGGATCTGCCGATGTCAGTGCAGGTGATCATCTCGATGAACCACTGAGGTCTGGCCCGCGTCCCGCACAGGGCGGTCAGTCTCCAGTAGTTGACGAAGCTGAGTGGGGAGCTGGATGGCCGACACTGGGCGCCCGCCATTGATCACCAACGAGGGGACGCCGGTGACGCCGTGTTCGGCCGCGCGACGCCGGTCGGCTCGGACGTCTTCGGCGTAGTCGTCGCCGGTCAGGACAGCGCGGACCTCGGCGTCAGCGAGCCCTGCCTCGCCGCCGAGGCGTTGCAGGACCTGCGGGTCGGCGACGTTGAGCCCGTCGGTGTGGTAGGCGCGCAGCAGTTGCTCCATCATCTGGTCGGCTCGGCCTCGGTCAGCGGCGAGGTGGCACAGTCGGTGCGCGTCGAAGGTGTTGACCGGTCGGGCCCGATGCAGGTTGATCGTCAGGCCTTCCGCAGCGCCCAGAGCCTCAATTCTGGCTATCCGAGTCGGCGCCTGATCCCCCCACCAACCCGTCATGGCCTCCGCGGCGGTGAGGCCGGGGGTCCGGCCTTCATCAGGTGCCAGTTCGAAACTGCGCCAGATGATCTGTACCTTGTCCCGCTCGGTGACGTGCTCCAGGGCGGCGGTCAGGCGTCTCTTGCCGATATAGCACCACGGGCACAGCACATCGACGTAGACCTCTACTCTCATGAACGTCCTTCGGTGAGGTGGCTATCGGTCACCCGGTGTCTGCCTCGGCCCGTGTTCCCCAGCCGAGGCAGACACCGGGTGTGGTCCATTCGGTTAGGCGTCGAGACGCTGTGGTCCCGGACCAACCTCGCGGACGACGGTGTAGGTGGGAACGCCACTCATGCGCGGCTCGGCCTTGCCGGACAGGCCCTCGAGGGCCTTACGGATGGCGGCCATCCGGCCTTCGGCGTCTGAGGTCTCCACAAAGTTGCGGTAGTCCGCCTCGCTGGCCCAACGCACAATGTTGTACACCCGGGTGCCGTCGGTGCTTACATGGAAGCGGGCCGACTGGTAGCCAGGATAAAAGCGCACCCAGCGCTCCTGGATCTCCGCGAAAACCGCTACCAACTCCTGTTGGGTACCGAGGCCGTCAACCGTGTAGTCGATGATCGAGTAAAAGCTGGTATCCGTACTCACGTACATACTCCTCAACATGCGGGGCAGGCCTGTTGCCATCCTGCAACCTCAACCAAAGTTGAGATCAAGGGTGGGATGTTGCAGCACCACTGTCAGAGGCAGGTAGCGCCGCTGGGTCGCGCCTCACCAAGATCAGGTGCGCGGATCTGTCGCGATCCGCGCGCTACGCGGCGTCACGAAGTGCTGACTCAGCCGGCATGCGCACATGGCTCCCCGGCAAAGCTGGGCCAGCCGTGACAGGGCATTCCGTTGTACGGCTACGCCGGGCGGCTCCTACTACCACAGGCGGGCTGGCCGAGATCGTCGAGCCGGGCGTGACCGGGATGACCTTCGCCCAGCAGGACCCGGACGGGCCGAGCGAGGCGGTCAATGCCCTGCTGTCGGACCGGGCCGCGCGCCCTGGCCCGGCGGGCCCGCGCCATGGTCCACGAGCAGTACGGATGGTCGGCCATCGCCTCCCGCACCGCCGCCGCGTACGGCGCCGCCATCGCGGGCGACGCCGCGTTCACCGCCGAGCGGGCCGAAGAGCGGATGACCCTCGGTCGGGCGCTACCCGCCCTGCCGGAGGGCAAGCTGCTCGCCGCCGCCGGCCTGCGCTGAGCCGTACCGGCCGCCGACCGCCCTACCGTCAGGGACTCACCACCGGTGGGGCGGTCAGAAACTCCAACTGCACATGCGGGCAGACCACGCGGAAGTCGCCGGACTCGAAGTCCGCGAACCCGCCACCGTCGTACCCGCCCCACCCGACCCGCACCCCGACCTCGAACACGGCCACCGCGCCGGCCGGCACCCGGAAGGTGTCGTACGCGAGGTGGGCGGCGCCGGACACCGGCACACTCTCGTGCCGCCCGGGCCGGCCGAGAAGCTGCCACCCACCGCTGACCGACAGCGACTCCACGTCGTTGACCTGGTCGGGCTGCGGCAGGGGCCGGGTCGGCGGCTGCTCCCACCACTGCAACAGCTCCAGCCGCGCCTGGACGTATCCGGTGCTGTCTCCGATGGTGGTCACGCCCCAGAACGGCGTCCAGAAAAACCCGGCGTCCGCCCAGGCGTGCAGGCTGCCGGTGAGCCGCAGCAGCGACTGGACGTCGACCACCACGTCGGTGCCCCCGTCGTTCTGCCACAGGAAGTAGAAATCGACCTCGTCATAGGTGAGGAAGGCGCCGTCGCCGTCGAAGTAGCTGGCCATAGTCGCCCAGCTGTTTCCGGCCTCGATGTGGCCGTCGTACCGCAGCCGGGAGCCTGGGCTGCCGGCGGCCAGCCCCCAGATCAGGAACGGCGTCTCCAGCAGCGTGGAGGTCGGCGCCAGCGGGGGTGGGGCGGTGGCGAGCACGTCCAACGCCGTCCGGCGATCCCGGACCCCGCGCCGGAAGGTCTCCTCGGCCTCGGCGAAGTACCGGGCCGCGTCCGGCATCTCGGTGCGGAACGCCCGCTCCAGCGCCCGCCGGTGGCGCGCCTCGAAGTCCGGTCCCGGCCGCACCCGCCGCAGCGCCCGGTTCACGGCCCGCAGCCGGCCGGCGTCGGCGTCGGCCCGGGTCTTCTCCGCCGACAGCACCCTCTTGAGCTGGTCCACGTCGATGTTCGCCATAGCGGCCCCCTGCCGCCCATGCTCGCCACCGGCGCGGCAGACGTCAAAGTCGCCGGCGTTTACCTCGCGCCGTACGCGAAAAGGCCGCCGACCCCTCGCGGGGGTCGGCGGCCTTCGTCCTCGGACCGGGGTCAGCGCTGCTCGGCGGGGACGTAGTCCCGCTCGGCGTAACCGGTGTACATCTCCCGCGGGCGACCGATCTTGGCCTCCGGGTCGCTGATCATCTCGCGCCACCCCGCGCCACCCCGCGCCACCCCGCGCCACCCCGCGCCGGATGTGGTCCCTCACCCGGCTCCAAGGCGCCGAGGTGATCAACCAGGTTCTGGCCCGAGCGATGCCATTGCTGCTCGGCTGTATCGCGATATCGTAGGGATATCGACCCATACCCGAGCAAACTTGGACAGACATCGTCGTGAGCTCCTAGCGTGGGGAGTGTGATCGTGTCGAGGACCGGCCCGAGCGAGGACTGGGACGTCGTCCTCGTCGGCGGCGGGATCATGAGCGCCACCCTTGGCGTGCTGCTGAGCGAGGTGCAGCCGGACTGGCGGATCACCGTCGTCGAGCGGCTCGACGAGGCTGGGCTCGAGAGCTCCCACGCCTGGAACAACGCCGGCACCGGCCACGCCGGGCTCTGCGAGTTCAACTACACCCCGGGGCGGCCAGACGGCACGGTGGACGCGTCGAGGGCCGTGCGGATCGGCGAACAGTTCGTCTCATCTCTGGTGTTCTGGGCCCGTCTCGTGGAGCGGGGGGTGCTCGGGCCGCCCGAGGCGTTCATCCACTCGGTCCCGCACCTCGGCTTCGGTCCCGGTGCGGACGGCGTGGCGTACCTGCACGCCCGGTGGGAGGCCCTGCGGGGCCACCCGCTCTTCTCCGACCTGGAGTTCAGCGAGGACCCCGACGTCCTCGCCTCCTGGCTGCCGCTGATGTTCGAGGGCCGGAACGGGAACGAACCGGTGGCGGTCACCCGCTCGGCGCAGGGGACCGACGTCGACTTCGGCGCCCTCACCCGGCAACTGCTGTCGGCCCTGCAGCAGCGCGGCGGCGTCGTGCGAACGCGCCAAGAGGTCACAGCCCTGCGCCGGCATGGGCGGACCTGGGTGGTGCAGGTCCGCGACCGCAGGACGGGACAGCGCCGGCGACTGCGGGCCCCGTACGTCTTCGTCGGGGCCGGCGGCGGGACGCTGCCGCTGCTGCAGTCGGCCCGGGTCCCGGAGATCCGGCGGTACGGCGCCTTCCCGATCAGCGGGCAGTTCCTGCGCGCCGACCGGCCCGAGCTGGTGGCCGCCCACCGGGGAAAGGTGTACGGGCACGCGGCTCCGGGCGCCCCGCCCATCTCTGTCCCGCATCTCGACCTGCGGGTGGTGGACGGACAGGAGGCGCTGCTCTTCGGACCGTTCGCGGCCTTCTCGCCTCGCTTCCTCACCCGTGGTCGGCTTACCGACCTCGTGCGATCGGTCCGGCCCGGCAACCTCCCCGTCCTGGTGGCCGCAGCGCGGGACAACCGCTCGCTGGTCAGCTACCTGATCCGGCAGGTGACCCAGTCCGCGGATGCCCGAACGGCCGCGCTACGCCGGTTCGTGCCGTCGGCGCGCGGGGACGACTGGACGCTGATGACCGCAGGGCAGCGAGTTCAGGTCCTCAAGAAGACCGCCGGCCGCAGCACGGTCGGATTCGGCACCGAGATCGTCACCTCCGCGGGTGGCTCCCTGGCCGCCCTGCTCGGCGCCTCGCCCGGCGCCTCGACCGCCGCGTCGACGATGCTCGACTTGCTCGCGGCGAGCTTTCCGCAGCGCATGCCGGAGTGGGCGCCACAACTGGACCGGCTCGCGCCGTCGACGCAGACGGTGCGGCAGCTCGGCCCCGACCGGCTCGGCGAGGAGGTGACGCGGGCCCGCCGGATGCTCGGGCTGCTGCCGGGGTGAGCACGACGGTCCACGGGAAGAGACGGCGGCCTCGTGACCGGCGACCTCATCGGCCGGCTGCGGCACGCGGTCGGGCCCTCCGGCGTGATCAGCGACCCGGACGAAATGGCCGGCTACCTCACCGACTGGCGCAACGTGTACGCGGGGCCGCGGCCGTCGTGCGGCCATCGACCAATTCGAGATCGAGACATGACCGCATCTGCCCCGATCCGCTCGCTACCCAAGGTAAGGCAGCTACTCGGCAACCGGCGCGTCACTCAGCGCGGCGTCGGAGCGGAGCTGGAGTACGTCCATGGCCTGGGGTAGCAGGATCGGCGGATCCGCTTTCCGCATCGCGAGGAGGCCAGGTATCGCTCCAC comes from Micromonospora viridifaciens and encodes:
- a CDS encoding low temperature requirement protein A; the protein is MELFLDLVFVAALALTSQKLAADLTWPGAFQTLVLLMALWWVWSVTALTTDLYLPHRPPIYLMTISVMFGTILMAAALPTAFTRDAVVFAGAYVAIHLGRNLFLAPALQGPQARRHAARFLFWFSVSAVPWLAGATVAGTARGALWTAALALDYGAAWLRYPTPRLGRIPRSQYGLAAEHLAERYQQFFTLALGDLILLPTLIYAGGGFALDRTVAFVLTFVTTVLLWQIYRQRTGVLLQAAIESSRDPGRLVRSAPYTHLIMVAGVVVATAGAETIIRHPSGDTTLGLVAVILGGPALFLAGRARFEYEVFSRVSPSRLVALLVLAVAAPVMVYVPPLGVAIVANLVLAGIATADILRAHGRPPEAPSPAF
- a CDS encoding cold-shock protein; its protein translation is MAVGTVKWFNADKGFGFITPDGGGADLFAHFSAIASSGFRSLDENQRVEFDITQGAKGPQAANIRAI
- a CDS encoding fatty acid desaturase family protein, which gives rise to MSTAPPQAGSGSPYAHLLHQIRGAGLLERRTGYYIWKIAITGLLFAAGWTAFALIGDSWWVLIVAGFLAFVFTQLGFLGHDAGHKQIFASRRANYVLGLLHGNLAIGLSYGWWVDKHNRHHAHPNTDGADPDLEIGALAFTSRQAGNRGRMAAFAYRYQAFFFFPLLLLEGLSLHVNSVRALLRPGGRPRAWESVLLASHVVGYLGAVFLILSPVRAVVFILVQQGLFGLYLGCSFAPNHKGMVILAAGDRTDFLRRQVLTSRNVRGHWLTDFMLGGLNYQIEHHLFPSMPRSNLRRAQTIVESFCRRHGLTYCQTGLFESYAQALRHLHAVGRTPCPAGA
- a CDS encoding class I SAM-dependent methyltransferase is translated as MRTPTGALLTPFVAFRADEFDGLHLVRLPFVPEIRLHLADDAIVLRARLEARIGPGLTPFWANAWAGGQALARYVLDHPQVVAGRRVLDVASGSGLVAIAAAKAGAAEVTANDIDPYALAAVAMNATANGVSVAVNEGDLLDGDGGLADVILAGDAFYAPELAARMLGFLHRAADRGARVLVGDPGRGHLPEDWLKVLTSYRIRGLGAAEDAELTEVSVLGPIG
- a CDS encoding tyrosine-type recombinase/integrase yields the protein MPADPSRIVTARQMLAHLGLTPADLAAHPEPSRRMPTLAEYLPRVAAAASPGTRRTYGTYWNRMAAILGHLRLDEVTASDIEALQRQVTAGARSRRTSRHGRHAGEHAIAAARAVYRRAVADGYLTAADSPAHRVAKPRRLPNPRRALTPDELQDINVVARTSGNDVILDALLLRLHTETACRRGGALALRLVDLDTRHCLVRLTEKGGTLRWQPITPTLAERLLEHAEARGAVLPADRLLRYRNGRPISSRRYDHLWRRIGDRLLWVAAQGISTHWLRHTTLTWVERHYGYGIARAYAGHTDRRGPATTTYIKADLHAVATALAAMAGQPHPLAAFTPTPDR
- a CDS encoding DsbA family oxidoreductase, translated to MRVEVYVDVLCPWCYIGKRRLTAALEHVTERDKVQIIWRSFELAPDEGRTPGLTAAEAMTGWWGDQAPTRIARIEALGAAEGLTINLHRARPVNTFDAHRLCHLAADRGRADQMMEQLLRAYHTDGLNVADPQVLQRLGGEAGLADAEVRAVLTGDDYAEDVRADRRRAAEHGVTGVPSLVINGGRPVSAIQLPTQLRQLLETDRPVRDAGQTSVVHRDDHLH
- a CDS encoding antibiotic biosynthesis monooxygenase family protein; translation: MSTDTSFYSIIDYTVDGLGTQQELVAVFAEIQERWVRFYPGYQSARFHVSTDGTRVYNIVRWASEADYRNFVETSDAEGRMAAIRKALEGLSGKAEPRMSGVPTYTVVREVGPGPQRLDA
- the mqo gene encoding malate dehydrogenase (quinone), which produces MIVSRTGPSEDWDVVLVGGGIMSATLGVLLSEVQPDWRITVVERLDEAGLESSHAWNNAGTGHAGLCEFNYTPGRPDGTVDASRAVRIGEQFVSSLVFWARLVERGVLGPPEAFIHSVPHLGFGPGADGVAYLHARWEALRGHPLFSDLEFSEDPDVLASWLPLMFEGRNGNEPVAVTRSAQGTDVDFGALTRQLLSALQQRGGVVRTRQEVTALRRHGRTWVVQVRDRRTGQRRRLRAPYVFVGAGGGTLPLLQSARVPEIRRYGAFPISGQFLRADRPELVAAHRGKVYGHAAPGAPPISVPHLDLRVVDGQEALLFGPFAAFSPRFLTRGRLTDLVRSVRPGNLPVLVAAARDNRSLVSYLIRQVTQSADARTAALRRFVPSARGDDWTLMTAGQRVQVLKKTAGRSTVGFGTEIVTSAGGSLAALLGASPGASTAASTMLDLLAASFPQRMPEWAPQLDRLAPSTQTVRQLGPDRLGEEVTRARRMLGLLPG